A single genomic interval of Stieleria maiorica harbors:
- a CDS encoding beta-ketoacyl-[acyl-carrier-protein] synthase family protein gives MIAPNLASELPDDQRIVITGIGLTAPNGNDWDAFREALLEKRSGVKPYEIRYFGKTLAGICDFDTRRYQTKKDLRRGTRAGSVGVYAANEAIKHAGIDWENTDKSRVGIYVGVTEHGNVETENEIYVIKGFDYDTSCWSHHHNPRTVANNPAGEIALNLKVTGPHYTIGAACAAGNAGIIQGAQMLRLGECDLAIAGGTSESIHTFGIFASFNSQNALASHEDPAKASRPFDVDRSGIVVAEGGCLYTLERLSDAKKRGAEIYGELVGYAMNTDATDFVLPNPQRQAECVQMALKRAGLQPDQIDIVSTHATGTSSGDAQECSALRTVFEGCDNVRINNTKSYIGHAMGAAGALELAGNLSSFRDSVVHPTINVDTLDEDCRLPGLVLNEAQEHRKVDYVLNNSFGMLGINSVVIIGRV, from the coding sequence GTGATCGCCCCCAATCTCGCCTCTGAATTGCCCGACGACCAGCGCATCGTCATCACCGGAATCGGATTGACCGCCCCCAACGGAAACGATTGGGACGCGTTTCGCGAAGCCCTGTTGGAAAAACGCAGCGGTGTGAAACCCTATGAAATCCGCTACTTCGGCAAGACCTTGGCGGGCATCTGTGACTTCGACACCCGCAGGTACCAGACCAAAAAAGATCTCCGCCGCGGGACACGTGCCGGCAGCGTCGGCGTTTACGCCGCCAACGAGGCGATCAAACATGCGGGGATCGACTGGGAAAACACGGACAAGTCACGCGTCGGGATCTACGTCGGTGTGACCGAACACGGCAATGTCGAAACCGAGAACGAGATCTACGTGATCAAGGGGTTCGATTACGACACCAGCTGTTGGTCGCACCACCACAATCCCCGCACGGTGGCGAACAACCCCGCCGGCGAAATCGCGTTGAACTTGAAAGTCACCGGGCCGCACTACACCATCGGGGCTGCCTGTGCCGCCGGGAACGCCGGAATCATCCAGGGGGCACAAATGCTGCGGCTGGGCGAATGTGACTTGGCCATCGCCGGGGGGACCAGCGAGAGCATCCACACCTTCGGCATTTTCGCCAGTTTCAACAGCCAGAACGCCTTGGCCAGCCACGAGGATCCCGCCAAGGCGTCGCGTCCGTTTGACGTCGATCGCAGCGGGATCGTGGTCGCCGAGGGCGGCTGTCTGTACACGCTGGAGCGACTGAGCGATGCGAAAAAACGCGGCGCGGAGATCTACGGCGAACTGGTCGGGTACGCGATGAACACCGACGCGACCGATTTCGTCTTGCCCAATCCCCAGCGTCAGGCCGAGTGCGTGCAGATGGCGCTCAAGCGGGCCGGGCTGCAACCCGACCAGATCGACATCGTCAGCACGCACGCGACCGGAACGTCCAGCGGAGACGCCCAGGAATGTTCCGCCCTGCGGACCGTTTTCGAAGGCTGTGACAACGTGCGGATCAACAACACCAAAAGCTACATCGGGCACGCGATGGGAGCGGCCGGCGCGTTGGAACTGGCCGGCAACCTGTCGTCATTCCGCGACTCGGTCGTCCACCCGACGATCAACGTCGACACGCTAGATGAA